In one window of Pseudomonas benzenivorans DNA:
- a CDS encoding chemotaxis protein CheB, whose amino-acid sequence MRVLIVDDSPVLRMLLRSVLESEGFEVREAENGEQALRLLAGYQPDIVTMDVHMPGMDGYETTARILEKYALPVVVVTASADPHAAATAMHTLEAGALAVLEKPLGPGAANFEACIDALLRTLRRMAQVKIVRRPRVIKPSPATPKAASLGAGSQKVVAIAASAGGPAALKTLLSGLATQQPWPLLLAQHIALGFLGSFRDWLASVCSLRVSIAEHGQALQPGVLYLPPDGSHLGIDENLRAHLQGSNGELYCPSADHLFRSVAQHLGNLAIGIQLSGMGRDGAEGLAVLRSQGALTIVQEPTSAVIDAMPKAAIQLQAARQVLAPEAIAALLNSMALRDRSHSTGQGGT is encoded by the coding sequence ATGCGCGTACTGATAGTCGACGACTCACCGGTGTTACGCATGCTGCTGCGTTCGGTGCTCGAGAGTGAAGGGTTCGAGGTGCGCGAGGCGGAGAACGGCGAGCAGGCCTTGCGTCTATTGGCGGGTTACCAACCCGACATTGTCACCATGGACGTGCACATGCCGGGCATGGACGGTTACGAAACCACGGCACGCATTCTCGAAAAGTATGCGCTGCCGGTGGTGGTGGTGACCGCCAGTGCCGACCCCCATGCCGCTGCCACCGCGATGCACACCTTGGAGGCGGGCGCCCTGGCCGTGCTGGAAAAACCTCTGGGGCCAGGAGCCGCAAATTTCGAGGCCTGCATTGACGCCCTGCTGAGGACACTGCGGCGCATGGCGCAGGTCAAGATCGTGCGCCGCCCGCGAGTCATCAAGCCAAGCCCAGCGACGCCCAAGGCGGCCTCGCTGGGCGCTGGAAGCCAGAAAGTGGTGGCCATCGCCGCGTCGGCCGGAGGCCCGGCGGCGCTCAAGACGCTGCTCTCGGGGCTGGCGACGCAGCAGCCCTGGCCACTGTTGCTGGCCCAGCATATAGCCCTCGGCTTTCTGGGCAGCTTTCGCGACTGGCTGGCGAGCGTCTGCAGCCTGAGGGTGAGCATCGCCGAGCACGGCCAGGCGCTGCAGCCCGGGGTGCTCTACCTGCCTCCGGACGGCAGTCATCTGGGCATCGACGAAAACTTGCGGGCTCACCTGCAGGGCAGCAATGGCGAGCTGTACTGCCCGTCGGCCGACCATCTGTTTCGCAGCGTGGCCCAGCACCTGGGCAATCTCGCCATCGGCATCCAGTTGTCGGGCATGGGCCGCGATGGCGCCGAGGGACTCGCCGTGCTGCGCAGCCAAGGGGCCCTGACCATCGTTCAGGAGCCGACCAGCGCGGTGATCGATGCCATGCCCAAGGCGGCGATCCAGTTGCAGGCGGCGCGCCAGGTGCTAGCGCCTGAGGCGATCGCGGCGCTGCTCAATTCCATGGCGCTGCGCGACCGCTCGCACAGTACCGGGCAGGGAGGAACCTGA
- a CDS encoding hybrid sensor histidine kinase/response regulator — MTLDRNALQQRLLESFRIEAGERLGVLADTLANWREGGASAEAIESLFREVHSLKGAARAVSLTTVERLCHAWESLLGAVRAGRLELTPERVELCRHALRAVQQQQAGKALETDAGEQLCAKLEGAARGETVALPAAPVAAPAAPVEPGMVRVSARRLDTLLFHSESLLQHKLEAQAYARRLREHAVAFDPQRGNRLLATGNLKLLHASLEQLPLASRDALKGLLDYLNWSQAQLDRLHFEAIQLEKAGRHLAQGLSQLSDAHVGELQAVLLLAGSNLIEGLPAMVQDLASQAGKRVELQVRGTDLQVDKRILDELRNVLTHLLRNALDHGLESAQQREAAGKPPVGLLQIDLLQESADRFELRVQDDGAGIDVEALKAKALAAGLLSEEQAATLSEAESRRLIFHSGLSTSALITDLSGRGLGMAIVQEVVERLGGRIELESAPGRGTCFHLHLPLSLSTFRAVIVRIAERTFAVPALAVERCLRLPADALKTLENRPSLVRDGRVLPVWALADVLGLSGPANREGELTLLLLKVRGEPFVLLVDELLGDQEITVKSLGRQLLRVRNLLGATLLGDGQLVPILHPGDLYRSALAVGAGSLERKAEQAPGSSLQRLLIAEDSFTSRGLLKAILEGAGYQVATANDGLEAWNALKQGAFDLLVSDVEMPRMDGFTLTSRIRADRELTDLPVVLVTALHSAEDRARGLEVGANAYLVKSGFEQDSLLDAIRRLI; from the coding sequence ATGACCCTGGACCGAAATGCGCTGCAACAACGTCTGCTGGAAAGCTTCCGGATCGAGGCCGGCGAGCGTTTGGGCGTGCTCGCCGACACCCTGGCCAACTGGCGCGAAGGGGGGGCCAGCGCCGAGGCCATCGAGTCGTTGTTTCGCGAGGTGCACAGCCTCAAGGGCGCCGCCCGGGCGGTCAGCCTGACTACGGTCGAGCGCCTCTGCCATGCCTGGGAGAGCCTGCTCGGCGCGGTGCGCGCCGGCCGCCTGGAGCTGACCCCAGAGCGTGTCGAGCTGTGCCGGCACGCTCTGCGGGCGGTGCAGCAGCAGCAGGCGGGAAAGGCGCTGGAGACCGATGCCGGCGAACAGCTGTGCGCCAAACTGGAAGGCGCGGCACGCGGCGAAACCGTGGCGTTGCCGGCCGCCCCCGTCGCCGCCCCGGCTGCGCCAGTCGAGCCAGGCATGGTCCGGGTTTCCGCCAGGCGCCTGGATACCCTGCTGTTCCACAGCGAGAGCCTGCTGCAGCACAAGCTCGAGGCCCAGGCCTATGCGCGCCGGCTGCGCGAGCACGCCGTCGCCTTCGACCCGCAGCGCGGCAACCGCCTGCTCGCTACCGGCAACCTTAAGCTGCTGCATGCCAGCCTCGAGCAGCTTCCCCTGGCCAGCCGCGATGCCCTGAAAGGCCTGCTCGACTACCTCAACTGGAGCCAGGCGCAGCTCGATCGGCTGCATTTCGAAGCGATCCAGCTGGAGAAGGCCGGGCGGCACCTGGCCCAGGGCCTGTCGCAGCTCTCCGATGCCCATGTCGGCGAGCTGCAGGCAGTCCTGCTGCTGGCCGGCAGCAACCTGATCGAAGGCCTGCCGGCCATGGTCCAGGACCTGGCCAGCCAGGCCGGCAAGCGGGTCGAGTTGCAGGTGCGCGGTACCGACCTGCAGGTCGACAAGCGCATTCTCGACGAGTTGCGCAACGTCCTCACCCACCTGCTGCGCAACGCCCTGGACCATGGCCTGGAGTCTGCGCAACAACGGGAGGCCGCCGGCAAGCCGCCCGTGGGGCTGCTGCAGATCGACCTGCTGCAGGAGTCGGCCGACCGTTTCGAGTTGCGCGTGCAGGACGACGGCGCGGGGATCGACGTCGAAGCGCTGAAGGCCAAGGCGCTGGCCGCCGGGCTGCTCAGCGAGGAGCAGGCCGCGACGCTGAGCGAGGCGGAGAGCCGGCGACTGATCTTCCACTCCGGACTGTCGACCAGCGCGTTGATTACCGATCTGTCTGGGCGCGGCCTGGGCATGGCCATCGTCCAGGAGGTGGTCGAGCGTCTCGGCGGGCGCATCGAGCTGGAGTCCGCACCGGGGCGGGGCACCTGTTTCCACCTGCATCTGCCGCTCAGCCTGTCGACCTTTCGTGCGGTGATCGTGCGCATCGCCGAGCGCACCTTCGCCGTGCCGGCGCTGGCGGTCGAACGCTGCCTGCGGCTGCCGGCCGACGCGCTGAAGACCCTGGAGAATCGCCCCTCGCTGGTGCGCGACGGCCGCGTGCTGCCGGTCTGGGCCCTGGCCGACGTACTGGGCCTGAGCGGTCCGGCGAACCGGGAGGGCGAGCTGACCTTGCTGCTGCTGAAGGTGCGCGGCGAACCCTTCGTGCTGCTGGTCGATGAGCTGCTGGGCGATCAGGAAATCACCGTCAAGAGCCTCGGCCGCCAGTTGCTGCGGGTGCGCAACCTGCTCGGCGCGACCCTGCTGGGTGACGGCCAGCTGGTGCCCATCCTGCACCCCGGCGACCTCTATCGCAGCGCCCTGGCCGTGGGCGCCGGCAGCCTGGAGCGCAAGGCCGAGCAGGCGCCCGGCAGCAGTCTGCAACGGTTGCTGATCGCCGAGGACTCCTTCACCTCCCGTGGCCTGCTCAAGGCCATCCTGGAAGGCGCGGGCTACCAGGTCGCCACCGCCAACGATGGCCTGGAAGCCTGGAACGCCTTGAAGCAGGGCGCCTTCGATCTGCTGGTGTCGGACGTGGAAATGCCGCGCATGGATGGTTTCACCCTGACCAGCCGGATCCGTGCCGACCGCGAACTGACCGACCTGCCGGTGGTGCTGGTCACCGCCCTGCACTCGGCCGAGGACCGCGCCCGCGGCCTGGAAGTCGGGGCCAACGCCTATCTGGTGAAAAGCGGCTTCGAGCAGGACAGCCTGCTGGACGCCATTCGCCGTCTGATTTGA
- a CDS encoding methyl-accepting chemotaxis protein: MLGYIANLRIGSKLILVFTLLTVAFGALLFSSLQRFATLQQSEAELFQGSLERVAQVKELRINIITQRAELLQAMADADAGGDGLRRSEGQIEALSLANDRLFGELLEGLGEDGEPRRLLDQLIGVRNAFVETRDRQLLPLIRAGQLEQAEALALGIQLERMEQINELGLRLAELTENNVRQALAQSREAVERQRLEQLTVGALALLFGIVMAWQLSRHIAQPLAHLTLMAERISRGEIPRELRNETRRDEVGRLAQAFGQMSQYLLALAAKAEYLAQGHLSQDSQPVSEQDVLGTAFATMLANLRNLVGELNEGISVLATSSEEVLAATSQVATNTQETATAISEIVTTVDEVKQTAVLASGKAQSVADSTARTREVAQGGRQAVEEALKGMEQIREQMQAVAESIMRLGEQSQTIGEIVASVSDLAEQSNLLGVNASIEAMRAGETGKGFSVVAQEVKALADQSKQATAQVRGILGEIQKAMTKAVLLAEQGSKAVESGYERAQSSGEAIRALDSSIAESSEMALQIAATSQQQMVGMDQVANAMASIREASQSNVSGTRQMDQATRNLHELGVKLQGLAAQFKL; this comes from the coding sequence ATGCTGGGATATATCGCCAACCTGCGTATCGGCAGCAAGCTGATACTGGTTTTCACCCTGCTCACCGTCGCGTTCGGCGCGTTGCTGTTCAGTTCGCTGCAACGCTTCGCCACCCTGCAGCAGAGCGAAGCCGAGCTGTTCCAGGGCAGCCTCGAACGGGTAGCCCAGGTCAAGGAGTTGCGTATCAACATCATCACCCAGCGCGCCGAGTTGTTGCAGGCGATGGCCGATGCCGATGCCGGGGGCGACGGCCTGCGCCGCAGCGAGGGGCAGATCGAGGCCTTGTCTCTGGCCAACGACCGCCTGTTCGGGGAGCTGCTCGAGGGGCTGGGCGAAGACGGCGAGCCCCGCCGGCTGCTGGACCAGCTGATCGGTGTGCGCAACGCCTTCGTCGAGACCCGCGACCGGCAGTTGCTTCCGCTGATCCGTGCCGGTCAACTGGAACAGGCCGAGGCCCTGGCACTGGGCATTCAGCTCGAACGCATGGAGCAGATCAACGAACTGGGGCTGCGCCTGGCCGAGCTCACCGAGAACAACGTGCGCCAGGCGCTGGCCCAATCGCGCGAGGCGGTGGAGCGCCAGCGCCTGGAGCAGCTGACGGTCGGGGCGCTGGCGTTGCTCTTCGGCATCGTTATGGCCTGGCAACTGAGCCGGCACATCGCCCAGCCCCTGGCGCACCTGACCCTCATGGCCGAGCGCATCAGCCGCGGCGAAATCCCCCGGGAGCTGCGCAACGAGACGCGGCGCGACGAGGTGGGGCGCCTGGCCCAGGCGTTCGGCCAGATGAGCCAGTACCTGCTGGCCCTGGCGGCCAAGGCCGAATACCTGGCCCAGGGGCATTTGAGCCAGGACAGCCAGCCGGTCTCCGAGCAGGATGTGCTGGGCACCGCCTTCGCCACCATGCTGGCTAACCTGCGCAACCTGGTCGGCGAACTCAACGAGGGCATCAGCGTGTTGGCCACTTCCAGCGAGGAGGTGCTGGCGGCCACCAGCCAGGTGGCCACTAACACCCAGGAGACGGCGACGGCGATCAGCGAGATCGTCACCACGGTGGACGAGGTCAAGCAGACCGCGGTGCTGGCCAGCGGCAAGGCACAGTCGGTGGCCGACAGCACGGCGCGCACCCGCGAGGTGGCCCAGGGTGGCCGCCAGGCGGTGGAGGAAGCGCTCAAGGGGATGGAGCAGATCCGCGAGCAGATGCAGGCGGTGGCCGAGAGCATCATGCGCCTGGGCGAGCAGAGTCAGACCATCGGCGAGATCGTCGCCTCGGTCAGCGACCTGGCCGAGCAGTCCAATCTGCTGGGGGTCAACGCCTCGATCGAGGCGATGCGCGCGGGGGAGACCGGCAAGGGCTTCTCGGTGGTGGCGCAGGAGGTCAAGGCCCTGGCGGACCAGTCCAAGCAGGCCACCGCCCAGGTGCGCGGCATCCTCGGCGAGATCCAGAAGGCCATGACCAAGGCGGTGCTGCTGGCCGAGCAGGGCAGCAAGGCGGTGGAGTCGGGCTACGAGCGGGCGCAGAGCAGCGGCGAGGCGATCCGTGCGCTGGACAGCAGCATCGCCGAGTCCAGCGAGATGGCCTTGCAGATCGCCGCCACCAGCCAGCAGCAGATGGTCGGCATGGATCAGGTGGCCAACGCCATGGCCAGTATTCGCGAGGCCAGCCAGAGCAACGTCAGCGGCACCCGGCAGATGGACCAGGCCACCCGCAACCTGCACGAGCTGGGTGTGAAACTGCAGGGCCTCGCGGCCCAATTCAAGTTGTGA
- a CDS encoding HAMP domain-containing methyl-accepting chemotaxis protein produces MLDYIVNLRIGSKLILAFAVLIIAFGTLLFGSLQRFAALQQAEARLFQSSFERVSKVKELRINITAQRAELLQAMADVQSGRLRDSEKAIEALSRINDRLFDELSTDLAEEGEIRLLLDELIGVRSAFVQTRDQQLLPLIRSSQLQQAGELALGVQYERMEQINELGRRLAALSEQGVAQTLARAREQLERQRLEQLLIGLLVLAFGVALAWLLSRHIARPLAHLTHIAERISRGEIPDELHSEERRDEVGRLAQAFSRMSQYLLALAAKAELLAQGQLERDSQPVSAQDVLGTAFATVREHLQRLADSAESISRGDLSVNIAPSSERDQLGQAFKRMLSSLKQVIQELNEGISVLATSSEEVLAATSQVATNTQETATAISEIVTTVDEVKQTAVLANGKAQSVADSTARTREVAQGGRQSVDEALKGMEQIREQMQAVAESIMRLGEQSQTIGEIVASVSDLAEQSNLLGVNASIEAMRAGETGKGFSVVAQEVKALADQSKQATAQVRGILGEIQKAMTKAVLLAEQGSKAVESGYERAQSSGEAIRALDSSIVESSEMALQIAATSQQQMVGMDQVANAMASIREASQSNVSGTRQMDQATRNLHELGVRLQGLAAQFKL; encoded by the coding sequence ATGCTGGACTACATCGTCAACCTGCGCATCGGCAGCAAGCTGATCCTGGCGTTCGCCGTACTCATCATTGCCTTTGGTACGTTGCTGTTCGGTTCCCTGCAGCGCTTCGCCGCCCTGCAGCAAGCCGAGGCCAGGCTATTCCAGAGCAGTTTCGAACGGGTGTCCAAGGTCAAGGAGCTGCGGATCAACATCACCGCCCAGCGCGCCGAGCTGCTGCAGGCCATGGCCGATGTGCAGAGTGGCAGGCTGCGCGACAGCGAGAAGGCGATCGAGGCCCTGTCGCGGATCAACGATCGTCTGTTCGACGAACTGAGCACCGACCTGGCCGAAGAGGGCGAGATCCGCCTGCTGCTCGATGAGCTGATCGGCGTGCGCAGCGCCTTCGTGCAGACCCGCGACCAGCAGTTGCTGCCGCTGATCCGCAGCAGCCAGTTGCAACAGGCCGGCGAACTGGCCCTGGGCGTGCAGTACGAGCGCATGGAGCAGATCAACGAGCTCGGGCGGCGTCTGGCCGCACTGAGCGAACAGGGCGTGGCTCAGACCCTGGCGCGGGCCCGGGAACAGCTGGAGCGTCAGCGCCTGGAACAACTGCTGATCGGCCTGCTGGTGCTGGCGTTCGGCGTCGCCCTGGCCTGGTTGCTCAGCCGGCATATCGCCCGGCCACTGGCGCACCTGACGCATATCGCCGAACGCATCAGCCGTGGCGAGATACCGGATGAACTGCACAGCGAGGAGCGGCGCGACGAGGTTGGGCGCCTGGCCCAGGCCTTCAGCCGGATGAGCCAGTACCTGCTAGCGCTGGCGGCCAAGGCCGAGTTGCTCGCCCAGGGGCAACTGGAACGCGACAGCCAGCCGGTGTCCGCGCAGGATGTGCTGGGCACCGCTTTCGCCACTGTGCGCGAGCACCTGCAACGCCTCGCCGATAGCGCCGAGAGCATTTCCCGCGGCGACCTGAGCGTGAACATCGCCCCCTCGTCGGAGCGCGACCAGCTGGGGCAGGCGTTCAAACGCATGCTCTCGAGCCTCAAGCAGGTGATCCAGGAGCTCAACGAGGGCATCAGTGTACTGGCCACTTCCAGCGAGGAAGTGCTGGCGGCCACCAGCCAGGTGGCCACCAATACCCAGGAGACGGCGACGGCGATCAGCGAGATCGTCACCACGGTGGACGAAGTCAAGCAGACCGCGGTGCTAGCCAACGGCAAGGCACAGTCGGTGGCCGACAGCACGGCGCGTACCCGCGAGGTGGCCCAGGGTGGCCGGCAATCGGTGGACGAGGCGCTCAAGGGTATGGAGCAGATCCGCGAGCAGATGCAGGCGGTGGCCGAGAGCATCATGCGCCTGGGCGAGCAGAGCCAGACCATAGGCGAGATCGTCGCCTCGGTCAGCGACCTGGCCGAGCAGTCCAATCTGCTGGGGGTCAACGCCTCGATCGAGGCGATGCGCGCGGGGGAGACCGGCAAGGGCTTCTCGGTGGTGGCGCAGGAGGTCAAGGCCCTGGCGGACCAGTCCAAGCAGGCCACCGCCCAGGTGCGCGGCATTCTCGGCGAGATTCAGAAGGCCATGACCAAGGCGGTGCTGCTGGCCGAACAGGGCAGCAAGGCGGTGGAGTCGGGCTACGAGCGGGCGCAGAGCAGCGGCGAGGCGATCCGTGCGCTGGACAGCAGCATCGTCGAGTCCAGCGAGATGGCCCTGCAGATCGCCGCCACCAGCCAGCAGCAGATGGTCGGCATGGATCAGGTGGCCAACGCCATGGCCAGTATTCGCGAGGCCAGCCAGAGCAACGTCAGCGGCACCCGGCAGATGGACCAAGCCACCCGCAACCTGCACGAGCTGGGTGTGAGACTGCAGGGTCTGGCCGCCCAGTTCAAGCTGTGA
- a CDS encoding methyl-accepting chemotaxis protein, whose amino-acid sequence MSRVFKLGIGSKLIAAFTALIAGFGFLLFGSLERFANLQESESQQFKQHYSRLADVKDLRLNIAAQRTDMLQVINEEDRADLPGIEDGIRRRTLENDRLASRLREAAGEDQEFAEALEEMLAVRAVLAQSRARQLELIRGGDFEAARQLSKGPQLERMNRIHELGLQMSRLTDRRVAAAQERSRQFLEAQRERVFRLSLLLVGLSAVLAWLLSRHIAQPLARLTAWAERIGRGEIPKEITTSTRQDEVGRLSQAFVDMSQYLRELVQEMNEGIGVLASSSEEILAATSQVATSTQETATAISEIVTTVEEVKQTAVLAGSKSQSVTESTERTRQVALSGRQAVEEALKGMEQIREQMQAVAESIMRLGEQSQTIGEIVASVGDLAEQSNLLGVNASIEAMKAGEAGKGFSVVAQEVKALAEQSKQATAQVRGILGEIQKAMTKAVLLAEQGGKTVETGYEQAQSSGEAIRALSSNIEASSEMALQIAATSQQQMVGMDQIATAMANIRQASQDNVGGTQQVDLAARNLHQLGLKLKGLAARFKL is encoded by the coding sequence ATGAGCAGAGTCTTCAAACTGGGTATCGGCAGTAAGCTGATCGCCGCCTTCACCGCGCTGATCGCCGGCTTTGGCTTTCTGCTGTTCGGCAGCCTGGAGCGTTTCGCCAACCTCCAGGAGAGCGAGTCGCAGCAGTTCAAACAACACTATTCGCGCCTCGCCGATGTCAAGGATCTGCGCTTGAATATCGCGGCCCAGCGCACCGACATGCTGCAGGTGATCAACGAAGAGGATCGGGCGGACCTGCCTGGCATCGAGGACGGTATCCGCCGGCGCACCCTGGAGAACGACCGCCTGGCCAGTCGCTTGCGCGAAGCAGCGGGTGAGGATCAGGAGTTCGCTGAGGCGCTCGAGGAAATGCTGGCGGTGCGGGCGGTCCTGGCGCAGAGCCGGGCGCGACAGCTGGAGCTGATCCGCGGCGGCGACTTCGAGGCGGCACGGCAACTGAGCAAGGGGCCGCAGCTCGAGCGCATGAACCGGATTCATGAGCTCGGCCTGCAGATGTCCAGGCTCACCGACCGGCGCGTCGCCGCGGCCCAGGAGCGCTCGCGCCAGTTCCTGGAGGCGCAGCGCGAGCGGGTGTTCCGCCTGAGCCTTCTGCTGGTCGGCCTGAGCGCCGTCCTGGCCTGGCTGCTGAGCCGGCATATCGCTCAGCCCCTGGCGCGCCTGACCGCTTGGGCCGAGCGCATAGGGCGCGGCGAGATTCCCAAGGAAATAACCACCAGCACCCGTCAGGATGAGGTCGGGCGCCTGTCCCAGGCCTTCGTCGACATGAGCCAGTACCTGCGCGAGCTGGTTCAGGAGATGAACGAGGGCATCGGCGTGCTGGCCTCTTCCAGCGAGGAGATACTCGCGGCCACCAGCCAGGTGGCCACCAGCACCCAGGAGACTGCCACCGCGATCAGCGAGATCGTCACCACGGTCGAGGAGGTCAAGCAGACCGCGGTGCTGGCCGGCAGCAAGTCGCAGTCGGTGACCGAGAGCACCGAGCGCACCCGCCAGGTGGCGCTCAGCGGCCGTCAGGCCGTGGAGGAGGCGCTCAAGGGCATGGAGCAGATCCGCGAGCAGATGCAGGCGGTGGCCGAGAGCATCATGCGCCTGGGCGAGCAGAGCCAGACCATCGGCGAGATCGTCGCCTCGGTGGGCGACCTGGCCGAGCAGTCCAACCTGCTGGGGGTCAACGCCTCGATCGAGGCGATGAAGGCCGGCGAGGCGGGCAAGGGCTTCTCGGTGGTGGCCCAGGAGGTCAAGGCGCTGGCCGAGCAGTCCAAGCAGGCCACCGCCCAGGTGCGCGGCATCCTCGGCGAGATCCAGAAGGCCATGACCAAGGCGGTGCTGCTGGCCGAGCAGGGCGGCAAGACGGTGGAGACCGGCTACGAGCAGGCACAGTCGAGCGGCGAGGCGATCCGCGCCCTGAGCAGCAACATCGAGGCATCCAGCGAGATGGCCCTGCAGATCGCCGCCACCAGCCAGCAGCAGATGGTCGGCATGGATCAGATCGCCACGGCCATGGCCAACATACGCCAGGCCAGCCAGGACAACGTGGGCGGCACCCAACAGGTCGACCTGGCGGCGCGCAATCTGCACCAGCTGGGCCTCAAGCTCAAGGGCCTGGCGGCTCGCTTCAAGCTGTAA
- a CDS encoding chemotaxis protein CheW, with amino-acid sequence MSEPMTEDPRWAQIRQRLEQFERRLAAGFAVDVVERDERLRERSRRWATVEVEEQAEDWLEVLSFSISGEQYAIGSEHVAEVLPLSQYTPLPGTPPYVLGIVNVRGHIVSLLDLRVLFELPISGLSDKNFVVILRSADMEFGLLIDRVLGIAQLRRDALQGELANLSGVRAAYLLGVTAEQWTVLDGERLLGAPNLRVRDED; translated from the coding sequence ATGTCCGAGCCTATGACGGAAGATCCACGCTGGGCGCAGATTCGCCAGCGCCTGGAACAGTTCGAGCGGCGCCTGGCCGCCGGCTTCGCCGTTGACGTCGTGGAGCGTGACGAGCGCCTGCGCGAGCGCAGTCGCCGCTGGGCCACGGTCGAGGTGGAGGAACAGGCCGAAGACTGGCTGGAGGTGCTGTCCTTCAGCATCAGCGGCGAGCAGTACGCCATCGGCAGTGAGCACGTCGCCGAGGTGCTGCCGCTAAGCCAGTACACCCCGCTGCCGGGTACACCACCCTACGTGCTGGGTATCGTCAACGTGCGCGGTCACATCGTCTCGCTGCTGGACTTGCGGGTGCTGTTCGAGCTGCCGATCAGCGGCCTGTCCGACAAGAACTTCGTGGTGATATTGCGCAGCGCAGACATGGAGTTCGGCCTGCTGATCGATCGGGTCCTGGGGATCGCGCAGCTTCGCCGCGACGCGCTGCAGGGCGAGCTGGCCAACCTTTCCGGGGTGCGCGCCGCCTATCTGCTGGGGGTGACCGCCGAGCAGTGGACGGTACTGGACGGCGAGCGGCTGCTCGGGGCCCCCAACTTGCGGGTAAGGGACGAGGATTGA